In Deferribacteraceae bacterium V6Fe1, one genomic interval encodes:
- a CDS encoding metal-sensitive transcriptional regulator: MFEDKIKKDLQTRLAKIEGQIRGISNMVAEEKYCIDIINQITATRRALDKVAMIILKKHINSCVAKAIKSNNSENIVDELISVIDKYIK; encoded by the coding sequence ATGTTTGAAGATAAAATCAAAAAAGATTTGCAAACAAGATTAGCAAAGATAGAGGGGCAGATAAGAGGGATATCAAATATGGTGGCAGAAGAAAAATACTGCATTGATATTATTAATCAAATCACCGCTACGAGAAGAGCACTTGATAAGGTTGCGATGATTATACTTAAAAAGCATATTAATTCATGTGTGGCTAAAGCAATAAAGTCGAATAATAGTGAGAATATAGTCGATGAATTGATAAGTGTCATCGATAAGTACATAAAATAG